CAGCGCCTCCTGCCAGCCGGCCGGGTTCTTGGCCAGAAGCAGGTGCACCTCGCGCTCTCCCAGGCGGACGGTGGAGTAGCGGCCCGCGACGTTGTCCACACCCTCGGTGGCGCGGACCGCCTGATCGAAGGGCACATCGAACGCCTCGACAGCGGCCGCAATGGCCTGGGCGGCGTTACCGAGGTTGGCGCGGCCCGGCAACTTCAGGTTCAGCTCGGCGCTCCCATGCGGGGAATGCAGCGTAGTGCCTTCGAGCCAGTAAGAAGGGGTGGGGCGGCGGAACTCGCGGCCGTCGGCGAGCTTCTCCACGCCGTACCAGTCGCCCTCGGTCTGCACGACGTGGCCGCCGGAACGCGGGTTGGTCACGGAGTCACCCAGCCAGCCAGCTCCCGCCGCGACCCAGACGACGTTGGGGTGGTCGAAAGCGACCGACGTCATCAGCACGTCGTCGCAGTTGGCAATCACCTTCATCTCCGGGTGTGCCTCCACCGCCGAGCGCAGGGCGCGCTCGATCTTGTTGATCTCCCCGACGCGGTCCAGCTGGTCGCGCGACAGGTTGAGCAGAACGAGGGCCTGCGGGGACAAGCGCTGTGCCACCGACGGCACGTGCAGCTCGTCGACCTCCAGGACGACGTGGGAGGCCTTCCGGCCAGCCATCAGCGCGGAGATGATTCCCGCGTCCATGTTGTCACCGCCGTCATTGGTGGCAACCGTGTGCTTCGCCGACATCGCTCCGGCGAGCATCCGGGTCGTCGTGGACTTTCCGTTGGTTCCCGTGACCAGCACGGTGGGACGGCCGCCGCCAAGCGACTGCATGATCGAGGGGTCAATGGCGTTGGCCACAAGACCGCCGATCATTCCGCCAGCGCCGCGGCCGGTTGCGCGGGATGCGGAGGTGGCTAGCATCGCCGCGGTCACCGCCGCCCGCGAGCGCAACCGGGAGAGAGGACCTTTTTTCATGCGCTCCACCCTACGCCTAACGCGCTTTAACCCAGTCGTGCCACAGCGGAGTGGAACTCCTCCGCCGACAGTACCGGGATTCCCTTCCGGTCGGCGTGCATCGCCTTGCCGCGCAGCTCCACTCCACGGGCCTTGGCATCCGAAACCACGAGCGACGTTTGGCGCGTGAGCTTCTCGGCGTAGTTCAGGCCGTTGTCCACGGCGCCGGCGATGATTACGTCCGGGTCGGCGGCGATGTCGTCCGAGACGACGATTTCCATCCCCTCCTTCAACCCGCCGCCCACTGTGTAGGGGCCCGGGTTCTCCACCTCGAGGGTGTTGTTCTCCGCATCCACCCGTACGGCAGTGCGCTGCAGACCGAACCGATCCGGCACAAGGTCCTCGGTGGCCATCGTGGCCATCGCGCCGTTGCCGCACAGCGCGAAGTACAGCTCTTTCACCAACAGAGTCTCCGCCCGGGAGGTCTCCTCCTCGGGGCGGCTGGCACGCTCGACGGATGCAACCGGGTCCGCTGCCTCCAGACCGATCAGGCGCGCGACAGCACCGGGGCGGATGTCGAGAGGGATCACACCCTGCAACCGGGCGCTGGCGAGGGTGTCCACGATCGTCTCCGGTCGCGGGATGTGGCCCACGCGCTGGCGGCGCCGACCGTTGCGCTTCGCCCGCGAGCGGTTCGCCCGCGCCGCGGCGTTCATCGCGCGCCGGGCCTCGGCGACGATGAACCCCCACGCAAGGGGGGCGTCGTGAAGCACGATCGTGCGCTTGTCCACGAGGCGGTCCAGCGTCTTCAGGTGCCGGGAAAAGCGAGGGGCCTGCGCAAAATCGCTTGGCTCGAGCCCGTGGTTGTGGCGCGGGCCGGCGTCCGAACCAGTACTGAACACGGAGTGGAAGTCCTCGCCGATCTCACCCGCCTCGTTGAACGTGACGGCGTCGAGGGTGAGCATCCGACCCGTCGAGGGGTGGATGCCCGTGGTCTGGACGGTCACCGCCACGTAGGGAAATTCATCGGGCAAGATCTAGACCCCACCCATCTTCGCACCGGTCAGCCCGCGGTTGACCGAGGAAACGATCGCCTTGAGCGAAGCGCGCGTCGTCGAGCCCGCGACGCCCACACCCCAGGCCGTGGCGCCGTTGACGTCGGCCTGGATGTAACAGGCCGCGTCGGCGTCGTCGCCGGCGGAACGGGAACGCTGCGTGTAATCCTGCACCTCGAAGTCGATGCCCACGGCCTCGAGCGCGGCGGCGAAGGCGGCGACAGGGCCGTTGCCGGTGCCGCTGAGCTGGCGGGTTTCACCGTTGTAGCGCACCTCGGCGGTGATGGAGGAGTCCTCGTCCTCGTTGACCGCACCGGTGACCTCGTAGCTCACCAGCTCCAGCGGGGAGTCGAGATCCAGGTAGGTCGCGGCGAAGATGTCCCACATGTTCTTGGAGTTGACCTCGCCGCCCTCCGTGTCAGTGATGTTCTGGACGATGGCGGAGAACTCCGGCTGCATGGCCTTGGGCATGTTGATGCCGTGGTCCGTCTTCATGATGTACGCCACGCCACCCTTGCCGGACTGCGAGTTCACGCGGATCACGGCCTCGTAGGTGCGGCCGACGTCCTTCGGGTCGATCGGCAGGTAGGGGACCTCCCACACCGTGTCGCGCAGCTCCTCCCAGCTCACATCGGTGGACGACGCGCCGGGGCGAACCTTTTGCGCCAGGGCGTCGAGGCCCTTGTTTACGGCGTCCTGGTGCGAGCCGGAGAACGCGGTGAAGACGAGCTCGCCTCCGTAGGGGTGGCGCTCCGGAACGCGCAGCTGGTTGCAGTATTCCACGACCTCGCGGATGCGGTTGATGTCGGAGAAATCGATCTGCGGGTCGACGCCCTGGGTGAGCATGTTCAGGCCGAGGGTGACCAAGTCGACGTTGCCGGTGCGCTCGCCGTTGCCGAACAGGCAGCCCTCGATGCGGTCCGCGCCGGCGAGGTAGCCCAGCTCGGCGGCAGCCACGCCCTCGCCGCGGTCGTTGTGGGGGTGCAGCGACAAGATGATGGAGTCGCGCTTGGCCAGGTTTCGGTGCATCCACTCGATGGAGTCGGCGTAGACGTTCGGGGTGATCATCTCCACCGTGGACGGCAGGTTGATGATCATCGGGTTGTCCGGGGTCGCGCCCATGATGTCGACCACCGCGTCGCACACCTCAAGCGCGAAGTCCAGCTCGGTGCCGGTGTAGGACTCCGGCGAGTACTCCCAGCGCCAGTGGGTGTCGGGGTAGTCGGTGGCGATGGTCTTGATCAGCTCGGCGGCGTCGGTGGCGAGCTTCTTGATCGCCGCGCGATCCTTGCGGAACACCACCTCGCGCTGCAGCTTGGAGGTGGAGTTGTAGAAGTGCACGATGACGTTCTTCGCACCCGCGCATGCCTCGAAAGTGCGGCGGATCAGGTGCTCGCGCGCCTGGACGAGGACCTGGATGGTCACGTCCTCGGGGATCATGTTCTTCTCAATGATCTCGCGCACGAAATCGAAGTCGGTCTGGGATGCGGAGGGGAACCCGACCTCGATCTCCTTGTACCCCATCTGCACCAGCAGGTTGAACATGCGGCGCTTGCGCTCGGGGCTCATCGGGTCAATCAGGGCTTGGTTGCCGTCACGCAGGTCCACCGCGCACCACTGGGGTGCAACAGTGATCTTCTTATCCGGCCAGGTGCGGTCCGGCAGGAGGATGTCCTCTACTTCGTCCGCAAAGGGGAGGTAGCGTTTGACCGGCATGTGCGAGCCGCGCTGCTTGTTCCAGGCGGGCTGGCCCTCACTGCGGGGGCCGGAGGGGGTGCGGATGTCGTTCGGGGCGGAAAATTCGGGGTGCAGGGGGCTCATGGCTTTAAGAAATCCTCGTGTTATCGGTGTGGTGTGTTCCACGGCCGGCAACGACAATCTCCGCGGCGGGGTGCCGGCCGTGCTAGATCGTGGTGGCCTGATTCCCGCCGCGGCATAGAAGGAGAAGAGCCTTCGCCGATGACATGGGCCACATCTTACACCTTTCGTGCAGTCAGGTCACCTCTATGGCGGGGCGCTCAGATTATCTGATCTAAAGGTGCTGGTGGTCGGATGTCGGGAGGGGTTAACTGGACGGTGCTCTATGGGGCCGCTAGCAGAGTGAAGTGTGGCTGGTGTGGGGCTGGTTTCGTTGAGGTATAGCTGCTAGACCTCAACGCGCAAGGAAGGTCTAAATCACAAAGCCACACACGCCTTTAAAGACGACGTGAGAAAACCGTCACACCGTGTCCATCCTTACGCCACCGGTTTGCGCGCCAACATGCCGGTCGCCACGAGCATGCCGCCTATCGACGCCCCCATGACCAGCCACCCGAAGACCGACTCAACCTGCAAGTATTCGCCCAGGATAGACAGGCCGAGGAAGAGTGCGATGAGCGGCTCCACGATCTTCATGGCGGGCAGGGAACGCGAAAGCACCCCTGCGCCGAAGGCGTACTGCTGCACCACAGTGCCAAACAGGGAGGAAACAACCATCGCCCAGAACTGCCACGTGGAAAGCATCGCGGGCAGGCCGCCAGCGACGAACGCGTCGACCGCCACCTTGGAAAACACCGCGAGGTAGCCGAAGACGGCGCCGCAGACGATGCCATAGAGGAGGGCCTGGGCGGCGGGGGAGCGTCGATAAGCAAGGGCGAAAATGATCGCGCACGCAACCGCCCCGACGCCGATGACCGCCGCCCACTCCCAGTCGGGCGCGGAGCGCGCACCCGGCAGCGGGCGGCCGAGGATGACCACGACACCAACGCACGCGGTGAGCACGAAGGCCCAGAGCGTCTCGGCAGGTTCCATCCGTCGGTGTTCGACGCGCGCGGCGAGAACCAGCGTAAACATCAGCGACAGGACCAGGATCGGCTGCACCACCAGCAGTGACCCGAAGGCCAGCGCGAGCGCCTGAAGGGCGTAAGCAACGAAAGCGAGCAGTATCGACAGCCACCACTGCGGGCGGCGCATCGCGCTCAATGGAGTGCTGTTGGCCTCGGTGTGGCTGAGCCCCGCCCGCAAGATGTGGTGGCGCCACACCGTGCCCACCGCAATCGTCACCGCGGACAGAAGCGCGAACGAGATGGCGAGGGCGTTGTTGTGCACGGGCATCCACAGTAGAGGGCAAATGGCACGATGGGTATTATCGGTATGCGCATTTTAAAAAACCGCGAACCGGAAGGTGACTGAAGAAGGCATGGCTCTGATTGTGCAGAAGTACGGGGGGTCCTCCCTCGAAAGTGCCGAGCGCATTCGCGCCGTCGCCGAGCGCGTCGTGGCCACCCGCAACGCGGGCAACGACGTCGTGGTCGTCTGCTCCGCAATGGGTGACACCACCGACGAACTGCTCGACTTGGCGGCCCAGGTCAACCCGACTCCGCCGCTGCGCGAGATGGACATGCTGCTCACCGCCGGCGAGCGCATCTCCAACTCCCTTGTCGCCATGGCGGTCGCGGCCCACGGCGTGGACGTGCAGTCGTTCACCGGCTCGCAGGCAGGTGTGATCACCACCGAGCGCCACGGCAACGCCCGCATCGTCGAGGTCACGCCCGGTCGCGTGCAGGACGCAGTGGAGAAGGGCAAGGTCGCCATCGTCGCTGGCTTCCAGGGCGTCAACCGCGACACCCGCGACATCACCACCCTGGGCCGCGGCGGTTCCGACACCACCGCCGTCGCCCTAGCGGCGGCGATGGGTGCCGACGAGTGCGAGATCTACTCCGACGTCGACGGTGTCTACACCGCCGACCCGCGCATCGTGCCCGACGCCCGCAAGCTGGACCAGCTCTGCTTCGAGGAGATGCTCGAGCTCGCCGCGAGCGGCTCGAAGATCCTCGTCCTGCGCAGCGTTGAATACGCCCGCGCGTTCAACGTGCCCCTGCGGGTACGCTCGTCTTACAGCAACGACACCGGCACCCTGGTCGCCGGAGCATTGGAGGATATTCCCGTGGAAGAAGCAGTCCTGTCCGGCGTGGCCACCGACGACTCAGAGGCCAAGATCACGATCCTCGGGATTCCGGACACCCCTGGTGAGGCCGCCAAAGTCTTCCGGGCCTTGGCCGACGCCGAAATCAACATCGACATGGTGCTGCAGAACATCTCCTCGGCCGAGGACAACAAAACCGATATCACCTTCACCCTCCCCGTGTCCGACGGTGAGCGCGGCGTGGAGCTCTTGAGCGCCATCCAGCGCGAAGAGGGATGGGACGACCTGGCGTACAACGACAGCATTGGGAAGGTCTCCCTCGTGGGTGCCGGCATGAAGTCGCACCCGGGTGTCACCGCCGACTTCACCGAAGCGCTGCGCGACGCGGGCATCAACATCGAGATGATCACCACCTCCGAGATCCGCATCACCGCCGTCGTCCGCCAGGAGGATCTTGCTGAAGCCGCTCGAGCCATCCACTCCAAGTTCGACCTCGGCGGCGACGAGCCGGCCGTGGTGTACGCCGGCACCGGCCGCTAAGACTCAAGCAAGAAGGGCTTTTCATGACCACCATCGCAGTAGTAGGGGCGACCGGCCAGGTCGGCCGCGTCATGCGCGAGATCCTCGTCAGCCGCAACTTCCCGGCCGACAACGTGCGCTTCTTCGCGTCCCCGCGTTCCGCGGGCACGATGCTCGAGTTCAACGGCGCCGAGATCGAGGTCGAGGACCTGACCCGGGTCACGCCGGAGACCGTGGCCGACGTCGACATCGCCCTGTTCTCCGCCGGCGGTTCCACCTCCAAGCAGTGGGCACCGGTTTTCGCGGAAGCTGGCGCGGCGGTCGTGGACAACTCGTCGGCGTGGCGGGGGGACGACGAGGTGCCCTTAGTGGTCTCCGAGGTCAACCCGGACGCCGTGGCCGATCTGAAGAAGGGGATTATCGCTAACCCCAACTGCACCACCATGGCGGCCATGCCGGTGGCCAAGGCGCTGCACGACGCCGCGGGGCTGACCACCCTCCGGGTGGCCTCGTACCAGGCTGTGTCGGGCTCCGGCCTCGCGGGCGTCGCTACGCTCGCGCGCCAGGTCGAGGAGATCGGTGACCGCGCCGCTGAGCTCACCCACGACGGCTCCGTCATGGCGCCGGAGGATCTCGGCCCGTACGTCGCCCCCATCGCCTTCAACGTGCTGCCGCTGGCAGGCAACCTCGTCGACGACGGCACCGAGGAGACGGACGAGGAGCAGAAGCTACGCAACGAGTCGCGCAAGATCCTCGGTATACCCGACCTCAAGGTGTCCGGAACCTGCGTTCGGGTGCCCGTGTTCACCGGCCACACCATGGCCGTCCACGCCGAGTTTGCCAACCCCATCACCCCGGACGAGGCCCGGCAGGTTCTCTCGCAGGCGAGGGGCGTGAAGCTTGTCGACGTCCCGACGCCCCTCCAGGCGGCCGGCATCGACGAATCGCTCGTCGGCCGCATCCGCCAGGACCAGGCGGTGGACGGCAATCGCGGCCTGGTGTTCGTGGTGTCCGGCGACAACCTGCGCAAGGGCGCGGCGCTGAACACGATCCAGATCGCGGAACTGCTCGTTCAGGCTACGGATTAGTTGCGTTCTGGTAAAGAAGAGCTGGATCGGGTTGCTTTCTGCGTCGATGCGATGACAATAGGCGTCATGAATTTTTCGGAACGCATGCGAATTGGCACCGTGGCACTCGTCGCGGCCGCCGCGCTATCCCACCCCGGGATCGCTCACGCCGCATCCGTGCCCGGTACCCCTTCCCCCACGGCGACCGTCGAGTACCGGCAGACAGAAACCGGTCGCGAGGTTGCAATCCAGCCCGGCCAGACCATCGCGCTAGAGCCCGAAGGCCAGGCCGTGGCCAAGTTCGTCATCGAGGAAGGTGAGGAATCGACCCTGCCGCCTGGGTGGAGCGTGCTCACTGCCTCGACAGGACTGAAGATCACAGCCGCCGCCACCGCCGCCGAAGGTGAGTTCGCCGCGGTGAAGGTGGTCGGTATCAATGGTGAGACCGGAGATCTGCGCGTCGTCGTCGAGCGCGCCGATTCCGCCCCTGCGCCCGCTGCGAAGCCGTCCCCGTCCAGCTCCTCCAGCTGGATTAACGAGCTCGTAGGCAGGGTCGTGACCTTTTTCGGCTCCTAAGCCGTTGATGTGCCGGTGCCCTCAATGAGGTCGCGCCGGGCGCGCGCCACCCGCGAGCGGATCGTGCCGATGCGCACCCCGGCGATGCGTGCGGCCTCCTCGTACGTGTACCCGAGAATCTGGGTCAGCACGATGGCCTCGCGCCTCTCGGGAGGCAGGGCGTCGAGAAGCGAGCGCGCGTCGATCACGTCGGACCAGGTGTTCGGGTTGTCGGGGCTCGGTTCCTGCGCGGCGACCTCGTCGTACTCCGCAACCGACTTCCTCGGCCGCGCCATGTCGTGGCGCACGGAGTCGATCCACACTCGCCGCGCGAGGGTGAGCAGCCATGTGCGTGCCGACGACCGCCCGGCGAAACGCGGCAATGAGCCCAGCACACGCAAGTAGGTCTCCTGTACGAGGTCATCCGCATGCTCGCGGCCGGCGAGGTGGGCGAGGAAGCGCCAGACATCGTCCTGGGTGTTCTCGATGAACTCGGTAAGCGCGCCCTTATCCCCCCGGCCGGCCCGCAAGGCCAGCTCGGTGACGAAATCGTCGTGGCTGCTCACAGGGGGAAACAATACCAGCAGCGGTTTTCGGTCCCCGAGTGTGCGAACACTCCCAAAACACTGAAACTCGTTGCCGACGCCATGGGCGCGACGTAGACTGGGGTGCGGATATCAAAAGTCCGCTTTTAATAGCTTTAATCTAAAGATTGCTAGGAGGCCTACCATGGCAGACCAGTCCAAGGCAGAGGGCATCGTCGCTCGCGGCGAGCGCCCTGCAGGCAACGGAAAGACCACCCGCCCGAGCGGCCAGCCGGTTGCGTCCGAGAACATCTCGATCACCGCAGGCCCGCAGGGCCCGAACGTTCTCAACGACATCCACCTCATTGAGAAGCTCGCGCACTTCAACCGCGAGAACGTTCCGGAGCGCATCCCGCACGCCAAGGGTCACGGCGCGTTCGGTGAGCTGCACATTACCGAAGACGTCTCCCAGTACACGAAGGCGAAGCTCTTCCAGCCGGGTACCGTCACCCCGATGGCCGCACGCTTCTCCACGGTCGCCGGTGAGATCGGTTCCCCCGACACCTGGCGCGATGTCCACGGTTTTGCGCTGCGCTTCTACACTGAAGACGGCAACTACGACATCGTGGGCAACAACACCCCGACCTTCTTCCTGCGCGATCCCATGAAGTTCGCCGACTTCATCCACTCACAGAAGCGCCAGCCGCACACCGGCCTGCGCGACGACGAGATGCAGTGGGACTTCTGGTCCCGCACCCCGGAGTCCGCGCACCAGGTCACCTACCTGCTGGGCGACCGTGGCACCCCGAAGACCTCTCGCCACCAGGACGGCTTCGGTTCCCACACCTTCCAGTGGGTCAACGAGGAGGGCAACGCCGTCTGGATCAAGTACCACTTCAAGACCCGCCAAGGCTGGGACACCTTCACCGACGAGGAGGCCACGGAGATGGCCGGCAAGAACGCCGACCACCACCGCCAGGATCTCTTCGACTCCATCGACCGCGGCGACTTCCCGGTCTGGGACGTCAAGGTCCAGATCATGCCGTTTGAGGACGCGGAGAACTACCGCTTCAACCCGTTCGACCTGACCAAGATCTGGTCCCAGAAGGACTACCCGCTCGTCGACGTGGGTTACTTCGTGCTCAACCGCAACCCGAAGAACTACCACGCGCAGATCGAGCAGATCGCGCTCGATCCGGGCAACATCGTCCCGGGTGTCGGCCTCTCCCCGGACCGCATGCTCCAGGGCCGCGCGTGGGCGTACGCCGACCAGCACCGCTACCGCATCGGACCGAACTACAAGGATCTGCCGGTCAACCAGCCGATCAACGCGGTCAACATCTACGCGGAGCGCGGGCCCATGGCGTACTTCTTCAACGCCGAGGGTGAGCACAACTACACCCCGAACAACACGGAGAAGGGTGCAGGTTACCTGGACAACAACGAGGACTCCTCCTCCAACCACACCACGTACGGCCAGGCCAGCGACCTCTACGTGAACCCGGACCCGCACGGCTCCGACCTGACCCGCGCGGCGTACGTCAAGCACGCCGAGGACGACGACTTCGGCCAGGCCCGCACCCTCTACACCGAGGTGTTCGACGACGGTGAGCGCGAGCGCTTCGTGCACAACGTCTCCAACAAGATGCTGCCGATCGAGAACAAGGACATCGAGGAGCGCACCTTCGCTTACTGGGGCAACGTGGACAAGGACCTGGAGCAGAAGCTCCGCTCCGAGGTTGCACGCAAGCGCCAGGAGGCCGGTTACGACGAGAAGGAAGAGCAGTCTTCCGTCTTCTAAGTTCCGCCACCGAAACCGGTAAAACCCGCCGCCCGATTACACGGGAGGCGGGTTTCGCCGTTGGGGGTTACTTCATCTCGGGCGGAACCTTGTCGACGACCGTGACTCCGTAGATTGAACGGCCGATGACGAAAGTGGCGACGGACGCAACCACCCAAACGGCCGCCACGGCGACGATCGCGCGGAGAAAATCGTTGAGGTCGAACCCTGTGGTGGCCCAGGAATGGATGAGTTTGGCCAGGATGAGCAGCGGAAAAGCGACGCACACGAGCGGGCCGAGCAAGTTCGCGCGGGTCAAAGCGTCGGGTGCCCGCAGCTGGAGGACTGTTGTGGCGACGACGCACACCGTGGCGACGATCACCAGCACGGCGACGATGATTTCTGCGATAGCCATCAGCGGCGCCCCCTCGAGATAATACGGGCCATGGACACGGTCGGGATGGTGCCGCACACGAGCGCGGCGAGGATGGCGACCTCGTAGCCGATCATCGTGTCGTTCAGCAGCGTCCAGACCAGGAAGATGGCGACCATGGCGTAGAAGACGAGGTCTGCCATCACGGCGCGGGACAACTCGTCTTTTGTCAGGATCAGCGCTCCGAGTCCGATGAGAAGGCACAGCGCCATGACGATGATGCACGTGGTCAGGATTGTCTCAAACATGGTTGTCAATCCAGCCTTTCAGCGGGAGGCAGATCCCGCGGGGGTTGATCGGGCCCGAGATCTCGATACGGCTGCCACTCGACGGATGCGGGATCGAGCTGGATGTCGGCCACGGAGGGTTTCAACCGCTCCTCCATGTCCATGAGCCCCTCGACCAGACCGACCGGGTCGGCACCGAAGACGGCTTGGACGATGAGGACCTTCTGGCCGGGGAGATCCGGATTGTGGCGGAAACCCAGCGAGAGGGTCCCCGGGGTCGCGGTGATCGACGTGGAGAACCAGAACAGCTCCCAATCCGTCGTAATGCGCAGCGGATAGTAGATGATGACGGGTCTGATGCCCGCCTGTGGTTTGAATGCTGCCGCCACCGCCGCGAACCCGGCGGCGAAGATCTCCTTCACCAGCCAGGCGGCGTAACCGAGCGTATGGCCGATTCCATGCAGCGACATTAGTTCTGACCTCCCTGAAGTTCGGCTGCGTCGGGGACACCGACGGGGTCGTCACCAAGCACTGTCGACGTATAGGAGGCGACGTCGAGCAGACTGTCGGCGGCCTCGAGAGAGATTGCCCAGATGAAACCGGCGCCGAAGAACATGGCTACGGACACGGCCATCAAGGCGCCGGACGGGGCGATGAGGCGGGGCCTGACATTGAGGGCCTCGGGATAGTGCTGCATCGGGCGTCCCCAGAACACTTGCTTCCACACTCGCATCATCGAGAGGAGGGCGCCGCAGGATGCGAGGACAATGACGGCGATGACGAGCCAGGAGCGCCAGTCTCCCGCTGCGGCGGCGGCGAGAACAACGGCGATTTTGCCGAAGGTGCCCGAGAACGGCGGCAGGCCCACGATGGAGAAAGCGCCGGCGGCGAAGATGGCCGAGGTTATCGGGTCACGCCGCGCCAAGCCCGAGAGCTTGGAAATCGTGCCCGTGCCGTACGTCTCCTCGATGGCGCCGGAGTTGAGCACGAGCGCACCTACCGTCACCATGTGGTGCAATGTGTACATCAACCCGGCAGCGAGGGCGTACCGTGGCTCGTCGTTCGTGAACGCCAGCATCACCAGGATGAACGGCATGCCGTTGACCATCTGGTAGGCCATTACGCGGCGGATTGTAGTCTCAGCCAGTCCCGCGAAGCCCCCCACCAGCATGGAGATGACCATGACCACGATGATGAGGGTGTTCCAGCGCGGGTCCATGTCGAAGAGCACGACCCAGAGGCGGAACAGCATGTACACGGCAACTTTGGTGTGCAGGCCCGAGAACAGGCCCATCACCGCCGCGGATGTCGACGGGTACGACCTCGGCAGCCACGTGTGGACGGGGAAGACACCGGCCTTGGTTGCGATGGCGATCACCACGATTCCGGCGGCCACGGTGGCGGGGCCGTTGCCCGCGGCGATGCCTTCAAGCGCCGCAATGTTGACGGCCCCGGTCACTGCGTAGAGGTAGCCGACACCCATCACCAGCAGCGTCGACGCCGCAAGGTTCACAATGACGAACATGCGCGCGGAGACGAGGCGGTAGCGCGAACCCGTCATCGCGATGAG
This window of the Corynebacterium qintianiae genome carries:
- a CDS encoding aspartate-semialdehyde dehydrogenase; this encodes MTTIAVVGATGQVGRVMREILVSRNFPADNVRFFASPRSAGTMLEFNGAEIEVEDLTRVTPETVADVDIALFSAGGSTSKQWAPVFAEAGAAVVDNSSAWRGDDEVPLVVSEVNPDAVADLKKGIIANPNCTTMAAMPVAKALHDAAGLTTLRVASYQAVSGSGLAGVATLARQVEEIGDRAAELTHDGSVMAPEDLGPYVAPIAFNVLPLAGNLVDDGTEETDEEQKLRNESRKILGIPDLKVSGTCVRVPVFTGHTMAVHAEFANPITPDEARQVLSQARGVKLVDVPTPLQAAGIDESLVGRIRQDQAVDGNRGLVFVVSGDNLRKGAALNTIQIAELLVQATD
- a CDS encoding RNA polymerase sigma factor, whose product is MSSHDDFVTELALRAGRGDKGALTEFIENTQDDVWRFLAHLAGREHADDLVQETYLRVLGSLPRFAGRSSARTWLLTLARRVWIDSVRHDMARPRKSVAEYDEVAAQEPSPDNPNTWSDVIDARSLLDALPPERREAIVLTQILGYTYEEAARIAGVRIGTIRSRVARARRDLIEGTGTSTA
- a CDS encoding DNA polymerase III subunit epsilon (3'-5' exonuclease of DNA polymerase III) — translated: MPDEFPYVAVTVQTTGIHPSTGRMLTLDAVTFNEAGEIGEDFHSVFSTGSDAGPRHNHGLEPSDFAQAPRFSRHLKTLDRLVDKRTIVLHDAPLAWGFIVAEARRAMNAAARANRSRAKRNGRRRQRVGHIPRPETIVDTLASARLQGVIPLDIRPGAVARLIGLEAADPVASVERASRPEEETSRAETLLVKELYFALCGNGAMATMATEDLVPDRFGLQRTAVRVDAENNTLEVENPGPYTVGGGLKEGMEIVVSDDIAADPDVIIAGAVDNGLNYAEKLTRQTSLVVSDAKARGVELRGKAMHADRKGIPVLSAEEFHSAVARLG
- a CDS encoding DMT family transporter, producing MPVHNNALAISFALLSAVTIAVGTVWRHHILRAGLSHTEANSTPLSAMRRPQWWLSILLAFVAYALQALALAFGSLLVVQPILVLSLMFTLVLAARVEHRRMEPAETLWAFVLTACVGVVVILGRPLPGARSAPDWEWAAVIGVGAVACAIIFALAYRRSPAAQALLYGIVCGAVFGYLAVFSKVAVDAFVAGGLPAMLSTWQFWAMVVSSLFGTVVQQYAFGAGVLSRSLPAMKIVEPLIALFLGLSILGEYLQVESVFGWLVMGASIGGMLVATGMLARKPVA
- a CDS encoding Mur ligase family protein; protein product: MKKGPLSRLRSRAAVTAAMLATSASRATGRGAGGMIGGLVANAIDPSIMQSLGGGRPTVLVTGTNGKSTTTRMLAGAMSAKHTVATNDGGDNMDAGIISALMAGRKASHVVLEVDELHVPSVAQRLSPQALVLLNLSRDQLDRVGEINKIERALRSAVEAHPEMKVIANCDDVLMTSVAFDHPNVVWVAAGAGWLGDSVTNPRSGGHVVQTEGDWYGVEKLADGREFRRPTPSYWLEGTTLHSPHGSAELNLKLPGRANLGNAAQAIAAAVEAFDVPFDQAVRATEGVDNVAGRYSTVRLGEREVHLLLAKNPAGWQEALSMVDRSADGLVIATNGQVADGEDLSWLWDVKFEDFEGLKVVAAGERGTDLAVRLLYADIEHSLIHDPVDAIRACPPGRVEVLANYTAFRDLKKDLTKQEDYRG
- a CDS encoding aspartate kinase translates to MALIVQKYGGSSLESAERIRAVAERVVATRNAGNDVVVVCSAMGDTTDELLDLAAQVNPTPPLREMDMLLTAGERISNSLVAMAVAAHGVDVQSFTGSQAGVITTERHGNARIVEVTPGRVQDAVEKGKVAIVAGFQGVNRDTRDITTLGRGGSDTTAVALAAAMGADECEIYSDVDGVYTADPRIVPDARKLDQLCFEEMLELAASGSKILVLRSVEYARAFNVPLRVRSSYSNDTGTLVAGALEDIPVEEAVLSGVATDDSEAKITILGIPDTPGEAAKVFRALADAEINIDMVLQNISSAEDNKTDITFTLPVSDGERGVELLSAIQREEGWDDLAYNDSIGKVSLVGAGMKSHPGVTADFTEALRDAGINIEMITTSEIRITAVVRQEDLAEAARAIHSKFDLGGDEPAVVYAGTGR
- the leuA gene encoding 2-isopropylmalate synthase, which translates into the protein MSPLHPEFSAPNDIRTPSGPRSEGQPAWNKQRGSHMPVKRYLPFADEVEDILLPDRTWPDKKITVAPQWCAVDLRDGNQALIDPMSPERKRRMFNLLVQMGYKEIEVGFPSASQTDFDFVREIIEKNMIPEDVTIQVLVQAREHLIRRTFEACAGAKNVIVHFYNSTSKLQREVVFRKDRAAIKKLATDAAELIKTIATDYPDTHWRWEYSPESYTGTELDFALEVCDAVVDIMGATPDNPMIINLPSTVEMITPNVYADSIEWMHRNLAKRDSIILSLHPHNDRGEGVAAAELGYLAGADRIEGCLFGNGERTGNVDLVTLGLNMLTQGVDPQIDFSDINRIREVVEYCNQLRVPERHPYGGELVFTAFSGSHQDAVNKGLDALAQKVRPGASSTDVSWEELRDTVWEVPYLPIDPKDVGRTYEAVIRVNSQSGKGGVAYIMKTDHGINMPKAMQPEFSAIVQNITDTEGGEVNSKNMWDIFAATYLDLDSPLELVSYEVTGAVNEDEDSSITAEVRYNGETRQLSGTGNGPVAAFAAALEAVGIDFEVQDYTQRSRSAGDDADAACYIQADVNGATAWGVGVAGSTTRASLKAIVSSVNRGLTGAKMGGV